In the genome of Pseudoglutamicibacter cumminsii, one region contains:
- a CDS encoding N-acetylneuraminate synthase family protein codes for MTQPTKTVQIGEKTLGADQPVYVIGEIGINHNGDVDIAKQLIDVAADAGADAVKFQKRTPEIAVPEHMRDKPRQTPWGEMTYMEYKYRVEFGEKEYKELMKYAAAQDLHCFASPWDVPSVEFLEDLGVVTHKIASASVTDKEMLRALQQTGKPLIMSTGMSTLAEIDEAVAILGTDNLVLMHSCSTYPMPPEEANLRAIKTLEDRYGVPVGYSGHEDGLQISLAAVALGAVTVERHITLDRTMWGSDQAASLEPKAFEELVADIRILEKALGDGRKRVMPGEAAKKDSLRRVTEDPMAVKAN; via the coding sequence ATGACTCAGCCAACCAAGACTGTTCAGATCGGCGAAAAGACCCTCGGCGCAGACCAGCCTGTCTACGTCATCGGCGAAATCGGCATCAACCACAACGGTGACGTCGACATCGCAAAGCAGCTCATCGACGTGGCTGCAGACGCCGGCGCGGACGCTGTGAAGTTCCAGAAGCGCACCCCAGAAATCGCTGTTCCGGAGCACATGCGCGACAAGCCACGCCAGACCCCATGGGGCGAAATGACCTACATGGAGTACAAGTACCGCGTCGAGTTCGGCGAGAAGGAATACAAGGAACTCATGAAGTACGCAGCAGCGCAGGACCTGCACTGCTTCGCTTCCCCATGGGACGTCCCTTCCGTTGAGTTCCTCGAGGACCTCGGCGTTGTGACCCACAAGATCGCGTCCGCATCCGTGACCGACAAGGAGATGCTGCGCGCCCTCCAGCAGACCGGCAAGCCACTCATCATGTCCACCGGTATGTCGACGCTCGCTGAGATCGACGAAGCCGTCGCGATCCTCGGCACCGACAACCTTGTGCTCATGCACTCGTGCTCTACCTACCCAATGCCACCAGAGGAAGCCAACCTCCGCGCAATCAAGACCCTCGAAGACCGCTACGGCGTTCCAGTGGGTTACTCGGGCCACGAAGACGGCCTGCAGATCTCCCTGGCAGCAGTCGCCCTAGGCGCTGTCACGGTAGAACGCCACATCACCCTCGACCGCACCATGTGGGGCTCCGACCAGGCCGCATCCCTCGAGCCAAAGGCCTTCGAGGAGCTCGTCGCTGACATCCGCATCCTCGAAAAGGCTCTGGGCGACGGCCGCAAGCGCGTCATGCCAGGCGAAGCAGCTAAGAAGGACTCGCTGCGCCGCGTGACCGAAGACCCAATGGCAGTAAAGGCCAACTAA
- a CDS encoding inositol-3-phosphate synthase, with amino-acid sequence MSDNAIRVAIVGVGNCATSLVQGVEYYKDAAADQTIPGLMHVQFGDYHVNDVKFVAAFDVDAKKVGLDLADAIEASENNTIKLCDVPKTGVTVQRGHTLDGLGKYYRETIEESTAEPVDVVAALKEADVDVLVSYLPVGSEEANKFYAQCAIDARVAFVNALPVFIAGTTEWAEKFREAGVPIVGDDIKSQIGATITHRVMAKLFEDRGVILDRTYQLNVGGNMDFKNMLERERLESKKISKTQAVTSNTSAKLAERDVHIGPSDYVGWLDDRKWAFVRLEGRNFGDAPVSLEYKLEVWDSPNSAGVIIDAIRAAKIGLDRGISGPLLSASSYFMKSPPVQVNDEQAHADVEAFIRGEKDS; translated from the coding sequence GTGTCGGATAACGCAATCCGCGTCGCTATCGTGGGCGTCGGCAATTGTGCGACCTCGCTCGTGCAAGGCGTTGAATACTACAAAGACGCCGCCGCAGACCAGACCATCCCAGGTCTGATGCACGTGCAGTTCGGCGACTACCACGTCAACGATGTGAAATTCGTTGCCGCATTCGATGTCGACGCAAAGAAAGTTGGCCTCGACCTCGCCGACGCGATTGAAGCCTCCGAAAACAACACCATCAAACTGTGCGACGTACCGAAAACCGGCGTGACCGTACAGCGCGGCCACACCCTCGACGGCCTCGGCAAGTACTACCGCGAGACCATCGAAGAGTCCACGGCAGAGCCAGTCGACGTTGTCGCGGCCCTCAAGGAAGCCGACGTCGACGTCCTCGTCTCCTACCTGCCGGTCGGCTCCGAAGAAGCGAACAAGTTCTACGCTCAGTGCGCGATCGACGCCCGCGTCGCGTTCGTCAACGCACTCCCAGTGTTCATCGCCGGAACCACCGAATGGGCCGAGAAGTTCCGCGAAGCCGGCGTGCCCATCGTCGGTGACGACATCAAGTCGCAGATCGGCGCAACCATCACGCACCGCGTCATGGCCAAGCTGTTCGAAGACCGCGGCGTCATCCTGGACCGCACCTACCAGCTCAACGTTGGCGGCAACATGGACTTCAAGAACATGCTTGAACGCGAACGCCTCGAGTCCAAGAAGATCTCCAAGACCCAGGCCGTCACCTCCAACACGTCCGCGAAACTCGCGGAACGCGACGTCCACATCGGCCCATCCGACTACGTTGGCTGGCTCGATGACCGCAAGTGGGCTTTCGTGCGCCTCGAAGGCCGCAACTTCGGCGACGCCCCGGTCTCGCTCGAATACAAGCTCGAAGTGTGGGACTCCCCGAACTCCGCCGGCGTCATCATCGACGCGATCCGCGCCGCCAAGATCGGCCTGGACCGCGGCATCAGCGGCCCGCTGCTGTCGGCATCCTCCTACTTCATGAAGTCCCCACCAGTGCAGGTCAACGACGAGCAGGCGCACGCCGACGTCGAAGCCTTCATCCGCGGCGAAAAGGACTCCTAA
- a CDS encoding glycosyltransferase family 87 protein: MTKGAKKGPLRVTVPSRNDAVAKSLVGAIGGPLGRRTAPGVVSPGFWRIERVLLVMVAVAGVIAIFTKTTCRVNGWADPYRYIGMCYSDWTALWGARGFAETPLAPFDAAQTPFEYPAGMAIIASALAFLVPRSLEHRDQVLLYFDINAFFAVVLWAIVVIAVAKMSSRRIWDAAMVALSPAIILALTVNWDMWAVALMVTGLLAIAREHPWLGGILIGIGGAVKLFPLLLLGAFFTLAWRTRRWQVFGKITGGAAIGWLVVNLPVILIDAKRWAVFYTFSSDRGAGFSSTWELWNMTVGSVAPELVVTADAISVLGIIFFGCWCLFVLMLGLVAPRRPRVAQLAFLIIAMFVLIGKVYSPQFVMWLVPLAVLAYPRWRALLVWQLFEVLHFVAIWMRLYSMTGPDKTSGFFPDWIFSLAVLGHIVSLGALMLLVIRCIFQPDEDPVRRVGLDDPLGGLFASPEPASRTATDRATASASEDSAGAHAGVGAPASHTKESETLPAHKGES; encoded by the coding sequence ATGACTAAGGGAGCAAAAAAGGGGCCGTTGCGCGTCACGGTGCCGAGCCGCAACGACGCCGTCGCGAAGTCTTTGGTGGGTGCGATCGGAGGACCGCTAGGTCGGCGAACAGCCCCAGGCGTAGTCTCTCCTGGGTTTTGGCGCATTGAACGGGTCTTGTTGGTTATGGTTGCGGTTGCGGGTGTGATCGCGATCTTCACGAAGACCACATGTCGCGTTAACGGCTGGGCTGATCCGTACCGCTATATAGGTATGTGCTATTCGGACTGGACGGCGTTGTGGGGTGCCCGCGGTTTCGCTGAGACGCCGCTCGCGCCGTTCGATGCAGCGCAGACTCCGTTTGAGTATCCGGCGGGTATGGCCATCATCGCTTCGGCCCTTGCGTTCCTCGTTCCGCGTTCGCTCGAGCACCGCGATCAGGTGCTCCTCTACTTCGATATCAACGCGTTCTTCGCGGTGGTCTTGTGGGCGATCGTGGTGATCGCGGTTGCGAAGATGAGTTCTCGGCGCATCTGGGATGCCGCGATGGTTGCTCTCTCCCCTGCGATCATCCTCGCGCTGACGGTCAACTGGGACATGTGGGCGGTGGCTCTCATGGTCACGGGTTTGCTCGCGATTGCGCGTGAACATCCGTGGCTCGGCGGGATCCTGATTGGTATCGGCGGCGCAGTGAAGCTGTTCCCGCTGTTACTACTTGGAGCCTTTTTCACGCTGGCGTGGCGCACGCGCCGTTGGCAGGTTTTCGGCAAGATCACGGGTGGTGCCGCGATCGGTTGGCTTGTGGTCAACCTGCCGGTGATCTTGATTGATGCGAAACGCTGGGCTGTTTTCTACACGTTCTCGTCCGACCGTGGCGCGGGTTTCTCCTCGACGTGGGAGCTGTGGAACATGACGGTTGGCAGCGTGGCTCCCGAGCTTGTGGTGACGGCAGATGCGATCTCGGTTCTCGGCATCATTTTCTTTGGCTGCTGGTGCCTGTTCGTTTTGATGCTGGGGCTGGTTGCCCCACGCAGGCCGCGTGTTGCCCAGCTCGCGTTTTTGATCATCGCGATGTTCGTGTTGATCGGCAAGGTGTATTCGCCGCAGTTTGTGATGTGGCTGGTTCCGCTCGCTGTGCTCGCGTACCCACGGTGGCGCGCCCTCCTCGTGTGGCAGTTGTTTGAGGTTCTGCATTTCGTTGCGATCTGGATGCGCCTGTATTCGATGACTGGCCCGGATAAGACGAGCGGATTCTTCCCGGATTGGATTTTCAGCCTCGCGGTTCTGGGTCACATCGTCTCGCTAGGGGCCCTGATGCTCCTTGTAATCCGGTGCATTTTCCAGCCGGATGAGGACCCTGTGCGGCGGGTCGGTTTGGATGATCCGCTGGGCGGCTTGTTCGCAAGCCCAGAACCAGCTTCGCGCACCGCTACCGACCGTGCCACCGCATCGGCATCTGAAGATTCGGCGGGGGCTCATGCTGGCGTAGGGGCTCCGGCAAGCCATACTAAAGAGAGTGAAACCCTTCCAGCGCACAAAGGAGAGTCATGA
- a CDS encoding NUDIX hydrolase yields MSDHVPNPQRRTPLTAALAWERTRTLRASQRLTPSTPTVEEVSAGGIVIDPDSHDLRVAIIARYNRAGRLEWCLPKGHPEGQETHEQAAVREIAEETGIHGQILAPLGSIDYWFMVPQYRVHKTVHHFLLIATGGELTIENDPDHEAVDVAWVPLIELPRRLTFLNERRIAEMAREVIETHEL; encoded by the coding sequence ATGAGTGACCACGTTCCGAACCCACAGCGCCGCACACCGTTGACGGCCGCTTTGGCGTGGGAACGTACCCGAACCCTGCGCGCATCACAGCGCTTAACGCCCTCAACACCAACCGTTGAAGAGGTCTCCGCGGGCGGAATCGTGATCGATCCCGACTCCCACGACCTCCGCGTAGCGATCATCGCCCGCTACAACCGTGCAGGCCGCCTCGAATGGTGCCTCCCTAAAGGACACCCCGAAGGCCAAGAGACACACGAACAAGCCGCCGTACGAGAAATCGCAGAAGAAACCGGCATCCACGGGCAAATCCTCGCCCCGCTCGGTTCGATCGACTACTGGTTCATGGTGCCCCAATACCGGGTCCACAAAACCGTCCACCACTTCCTTTTAATCGCGACCGGCGGCGAACTCACCATCGAAAACGACCCCGATCACGAAGCCGTCGACGTCGCCTGGGTTCCGCTCATCGAACTCCCGCGCCGACTCACCTTCCTCAACGAACGCAGAATCGCCGAAATGGCTCGAGAGGTAATCGAGACGCATGAGCTCTGA
- a CDS encoding DUF6716 putative glycosyltransferase gives MTVRTIAAIADSDSYLKYAVHFLDQLKDWRRQVVVVRSHVIPTSVQTRAALAGTFLEGRPPAVVPVRKLSANLNPMPDVVLIAATGPIAREVLIHFASLKNRPALITALPGIAFPATSRALGYRELADTFMVHSLAEADTFAILGEKMSLDGITPRAILPSGSSFDDIRTTTFDDASASDADATGADGLDPERPAIDEPDPADAPEIVKAAQERGETPAPPLEEEIILPPSFAVGRLPMLNHHEPPAPDETPVTRIVFAPQAKMPFEESERLEILKALAETKRQHPDVEVIVKLRALRGEPQTHIERFPYDYLWEKYCAETGENEHLLDFQTGSLAERLTPGTALVTVSSTAAIEAIDLGLRVGIISDFGVTEKLLNAMFSESGLLMALDEMQDLDIPHANQQWLRRNYFHTPDDVAAAHRRDMEHELVSLADASRKGYLDVSATAMARARTRAWRARLKTALPAPVLKVARNVRNAVRT, from the coding sequence ATGACGGTTAGGACCATCGCGGCCATCGCCGACTCCGACTCATACCTCAAGTACGCCGTCCATTTCCTCGACCAGCTCAAAGACTGGCGGCGTCAAGTAGTGGTCGTACGTTCCCACGTGATCCCGACCTCAGTACAGACCCGCGCCGCGCTCGCTGGCACCTTCCTCGAAGGCCGCCCGCCAGCAGTCGTGCCCGTACGCAAACTATCCGCCAACCTCAACCCGATGCCCGACGTCGTGCTCATCGCCGCAACCGGGCCGATCGCGCGGGAAGTCCTGATCCACTTCGCGTCCCTCAAAAACCGTCCAGCACTCATCACCGCTCTTCCAGGCATCGCATTCCCGGCAACCTCGCGTGCCCTTGGATACCGTGAACTCGCCGACACCTTCATGGTGCACTCGCTTGCAGAAGCCGACACGTTCGCAATCCTCGGCGAAAAGATGAGCCTCGACGGGATCACGCCACGCGCTATCCTCCCTAGCGGAAGCAGCTTCGATGACATCCGTACCACCACCTTCGACGACGCGAGCGCATCCGACGCTGACGCTACCGGCGCTGACGGACTCGACCCAGAACGCCCGGCTATCGACGAACCAGACCCAGCCGACGCGCCCGAAATCGTCAAAGCAGCACAAGAACGCGGTGAAACCCCAGCCCCTCCGCTCGAAGAAGAAATCATCCTCCCTCCGAGCTTCGCAGTGGGCCGTCTGCCCATGCTGAACCACCACGAGCCGCCCGCGCCTGACGAAACACCGGTCACCCGCATCGTGTTCGCGCCGCAAGCAAAAATGCCGTTCGAAGAATCCGAACGCCTCGAAATCCTCAAAGCCCTCGCCGAAACCAAGCGCCAGCACCCTGACGTCGAAGTCATCGTCAAACTGCGTGCGCTACGCGGCGAACCGCAGACCCACATCGAACGCTTCCCCTACGACTACCTGTGGGAAAAATACTGTGCCGAAACCGGTGAAAACGAACACCTGCTGGACTTCCAGACGGGTTCCCTCGCCGAACGCCTCACGCCAGGCACAGCCCTCGTGACCGTGTCGTCCACCGCAGCGATCGAAGCCATCGACCTCGGACTGCGCGTAGGAATCATCTCCGACTTCGGTGTCACCGAGAAGCTCCTCAACGCGATGTTCAGCGAATCCGGCCTACTCATGGCGCTCGATGAAATGCAGGACCTCGACATCCCGCACGCGAACCAGCAGTGGCTACGCCGCAACTACTTCCACACCCCGGACGACGTCGCCGCAGCACACCGCCGCGACATGGAACACGAACTCGTATCGCTGGCCGACGCATCCCGCAAGGGATACCTCGATGTCTCAGCGACAGCGATGGCTCGCGCCCGCACCCGCGCATGGCGCGCACGTCTCAAGACCGCGCTACCTGCACCCGTTTTAAAGGTCGCGCGCAACGTACGCAATGCCGTCCGAACATAA
- a CDS encoding glycosyltransferase, whose amino-acid sequence MTASAVPTETRSEEPERISLIVTTHNQKSLLPDTLISATRQMPAGQEDQLHVIVVDDGSDEDVADVIEAFRPVLPRLTLLKNPVARGVSAARNRGLDVARGTYIAFLDGDDWLEPNSLSVRAETMDRLGVDFVRTPIIEENRGTRTVRRLPTGRLGTVENPRDFIMPPNHTTVIDNPWVTAGMYHRRLQDEHGALRFDESLLTAEDRLWFWRVMLAASSCAFIDAPTTLWRRGISTTLTQIGDERQIHFAYAFGKMADLLNKDRERERLMPKLARQFLAITCFQLERKSRLSKELQHEMYSAIQVTAQKFDQGILLETVKDLGPKRQKLLAPALPAMHQKVEGASFMSALLSFRPSVHFPNSDNAKSKR is encoded by the coding sequence GTGACTGCATCCGCAGTACCTACCGAGACACGCTCAGAAGAACCTGAGCGCATCTCGCTGATTGTGACAACCCACAATCAGAAAAGCCTGCTCCCTGACACGCTCATCTCTGCGACTCGGCAGATGCCTGCCGGTCAAGAAGACCAGCTCCATGTCATCGTGGTCGACGACGGCTCAGACGAAGACGTCGCGGACGTCATCGAGGCGTTCCGCCCAGTTCTGCCACGCCTCACGCTTCTGAAGAACCCGGTTGCGCGCGGTGTCTCAGCCGCGCGCAACCGGGGCCTCGACGTTGCTCGCGGAACCTACATCGCCTTCCTCGACGGCGACGACTGGCTCGAACCGAACAGCCTCAGCGTCCGCGCCGAAACGATGGATCGGCTCGGGGTCGACTTCGTCCGCACACCGATCATCGAAGAAAACCGCGGGACCCGCACCGTGCGGCGCTTGCCAACCGGCCGCCTCGGAACAGTCGAGAACCCGCGTGACTTCATCATGCCTCCGAACCACACGACCGTGATCGACAACCCGTGGGTCACGGCAGGCATGTACCACCGTCGGCTCCAGGACGAACACGGTGCCCTCCGTTTCGACGAGAGCCTCCTGACCGCAGAAGACCGCTTATGGTTCTGGCGCGTCATGCTCGCCGCATCGAGCTGCGCATTCATTGATGCCCCAACGACGCTGTGGCGCCGCGGCATCAGCACAACGCTGACCCAGATCGGCGACGAACGCCAGATCCACTTCGCCTACGCGTTCGGCAAGATGGCGGATCTGCTCAACAAAGACCGGGAACGCGAGCGCTTGATGCCTAAGCTCGCCCGCCAGTTCCTTGCGATCACGTGCTTCCAGCTCGAACGGAAGAGCCGGCTGAGCAAGGAACTCCAGCACGAGATGTACTCGGCGATCCAAGTGACCGCGCAGAAATTCGATCAGGGCATTCTCCTGGAAACCGTGAAAGACCTGGGGCCTAAACGCCAGAAGCTACTCGCCCCAGCGCTTCCCGCGATGCACCAGAAAGTCGAAGGTGCGAGCTTCATGTCCGCATTGCTTTCATTCCGCCCTTCCGTACACTTCCCGAACTCTGACAACGCAAAGAGCAAACGATGA
- a CDS encoding CCA tRNA nucleotidyltransferase: protein MDLRDVQLPPLALELGERFTAAGFELALVGGPVRDLFLGRAAPDLDFTTNATPDQILDVVRGWAEATWDVGREFGTIALRKRGEDIEITTYRADVYDAGSRKPHVRFGERLEDDLARRDFTVNAMALRLPAAELVDPYGGRADVKAGVLRTPSGPEISFSDDPLRMMRGARFVSQLGFELAGPERAAMRQMASRLEIVSAERVRDELNKLMLGADPASGLDVMVSTGLAEFVLPELPALRMATDANHHHKDVYEHSLTVLRQAIDHEGTSEDDAVPGPDLVLRLAALLHDIGKPATRRFENGAVSFRNHEIVGAKMARKRLRALRYDNATIKAVVRLVELHMRFYGYADVAWSDSAVRRYVNDAGDVLSRLHLLTRSDVTTQNRRKAERLEHAYDDLERRIEELAEQEALDAIRPDLNGQQIMEILDIKPGPVVGRAYKFLLDRRLDRGPVSEEQAKQELLDWWAEQDS from the coding sequence ATGGATCTACGTGATGTGCAGTTGCCGCCGCTTGCTCTGGAGTTGGGTGAGCGGTTTACGGCTGCTGGTTTTGAGTTGGCGCTGGTGGGTGGGCCGGTGCGTGACCTGTTTTTGGGCCGGGCCGCACCGGATCTAGATTTCACGACGAACGCGACTCCGGACCAGATTTTGGATGTGGTTCGGGGTTGGGCTGAGGCGACGTGGGATGTGGGCCGTGAGTTCGGCACGATTGCGTTGCGTAAGCGTGGTGAGGATATTGAGATCACTACGTACCGGGCTGATGTGTACGATGCGGGGTCGCGTAAGCCGCATGTTCGTTTTGGTGAGCGGCTTGAGGATGATTTGGCTCGCCGTGATTTCACGGTGAACGCGATGGCGTTGCGGTTGCCGGCGGCTGAGTTGGTGGATCCGTATGGTGGGCGTGCGGATGTTAAGGCCGGTGTTTTGCGTACTCCGTCTGGTCCGGAGATTTCGTTTTCGGATGACCCGTTGCGGATGATGCGTGGCGCGCGTTTTGTGTCTCAGTTGGGTTTTGAGTTGGCTGGGCCGGAGCGTGCAGCGATGCGGCAGATGGCGTCGCGTTTGGAGATTGTGTCTGCTGAGCGGGTCCGGGACGAGCTGAATAAGTTGATGTTGGGTGCTGATCCGGCGTCTGGCTTGGATGTCATGGTTTCGACGGGCTTGGCTGAGTTTGTGCTCCCTGAGTTGCCGGCGTTGCGCATGGCTACGGACGCGAATCATCATCACAAGGATGTGTATGAGCATTCGTTGACAGTTTTGCGGCAGGCGATTGACCATGAGGGCACATCGGAGGACGATGCGGTGCCTGGCCCTGACTTGGTGTTGCGTTTGGCGGCGCTTCTGCACGACATCGGCAAGCCGGCCACGCGCAGGTTCGAAAATGGCGCGGTGAGTTTCCGCAACCACGAGATTGTGGGCGCGAAGATGGCGCGGAAGCGCCTGCGTGCGTTGCGTTATGACAATGCGACGATCAAGGCAGTGGTGCGGCTCGTTGAGCTGCACATGCGGTTCTATGGGTATGCGGATGTCGCGTGGTCGGATTCGGCGGTGCGCCGCTACGTGAATGATGCGGGCGATGTTTTGAGCCGGCTGCATTTGCTGACGCGTTCTGACGTGACGACGCAGAACCGCCGGAAGGCTGAGCGTCTTGAGCACGCGTATGACGACCTGGAGCGTCGTATCGAGGAGCTCGCCGAGCAGGAGGCGTTGGACGCGATCCGCCCTGACCTGAATGGTCAGCAGATCATGGAGATCCTAGACATTAAGCCAGGCCCTGTTGTGGGCCGGGCCTATAAGTTCTTGCTGGATCGGCGCCTGGACCGCGGGCCGGTCTCGGAAGAGCAAGCGAAGCAGGAACTGCTGGACTGGTGGGCTGAGCAGGACAGCTGA
- a CDS encoding polysialyltransferase family glycosyltransferase has translation MTQLFQASTLYQVASLAAMIDAGAVPEDDDRVLCIVDTTRQPELVPGITGATGFEELSSRFDRVINLGEFIRPLRPHQFAPRDFETPMWRKLLCKFFDLPLTEPGHASKISLWLESLQVNPGRALANIFHDAPITVHADGLMAYGPLRDPLPMSIGSRLDRVVHLDIVPGLKPLYGREWDAATDAVALENFTHVINEWANKVEPSEACASIMRSGKPAGFILGQYLNELKLITDEEEHELTTNMAQAAVDAGAEIIAFKPHPSASYASRTVVREIIESAGLEYVEITDTVPAEIVATWIKPVVAVSIFSTALATLHYGYGIPAVSIGADQVVHNLNPYPNSNRVPVMLADALFRRNIPAPDEEKHSGASHDQELGSHYEGRLQALLNTVGYTMQPDRMKDLYPSAHEFCTADPELRKLYMRKSRLYRLGLMKTNPENFYEHLVGHLDDAMGTNNLTALKKKLQTSKILKHPTNAAVKILSSFGQRKSR, from the coding sequence ATGACTCAGCTTTTCCAGGCTTCAACCCTGTACCAGGTGGCGTCACTCGCCGCTATGATCGACGCCGGCGCTGTCCCTGAAGACGACGACCGCGTCCTGTGCATCGTTGACACGACCCGCCAGCCGGAGCTCGTCCCTGGCATTACCGGAGCCACTGGTTTCGAAGAGCTTTCCTCACGCTTCGACCGTGTCATCAACTTGGGTGAATTCATCCGCCCACTACGGCCGCACCAGTTCGCTCCACGCGACTTCGAAACCCCGATGTGGCGCAAGCTCCTGTGCAAATTCTTCGACCTGCCGCTCACGGAGCCAGGCCACGCATCCAAGATCTCTCTATGGCTCGAGTCCCTCCAAGTCAATCCGGGGCGGGCACTCGCGAACATCTTCCATGACGCACCCATCACCGTCCACGCGGATGGGCTCATGGCCTACGGTCCGCTACGTGACCCTCTGCCCATGTCCATTGGTTCGCGACTGGATCGCGTTGTCCACCTCGACATCGTGCCCGGCCTCAAGCCTCTCTACGGCAGGGAATGGGACGCAGCCACCGATGCGGTAGCGCTTGAAAACTTCACTCACGTGATCAATGAATGGGCTAACAAAGTTGAGCCTTCTGAAGCGTGCGCGAGCATCATGCGCTCCGGAAAGCCGGCAGGCTTTATCCTGGGGCAGTACCTCAATGAGCTCAAGCTCATCACCGACGAGGAAGAGCACGAGCTCACCACCAACATGGCTCAAGCAGCGGTCGACGCCGGCGCCGAGATCATTGCATTCAAACCGCATCCTTCGGCTTCATACGCTTCCCGCACCGTTGTGCGCGAAATCATTGAATCCGCGGGCCTCGAGTACGTGGAAATTACTGACACCGTGCCCGCAGAGATCGTCGCAACCTGGATCAAGCCAGTCGTCGCAGTCTCGATCTTCTCAACCGCGCTCGCAACACTGCATTACGGCTACGGCATCCCCGCTGTCTCAATAGGTGCAGACCAGGTGGTTCACAACTTGAACCCTTACCCGAACTCCAACCGAGTGCCAGTTATGCTCGCGGACGCGCTCTTCCGTCGCAACATTCCCGCACCAGATGAAGAAAAGCACAGCGGCGCCTCGCACGACCAAGAACTGGGCTCCCATTACGAAGGTCGCCTCCAGGCCCTCCTCAACACCGTCGGTTACACGATGCAACCCGACCGGATGAAAGACCTCTACCCATCGGCCCACGAGTTCTGCACAGCAGACCCTGAACTCCGGAAACTCTACATGCGCAAGAGTCGCCTCTACCGGCTCGGCCTCATGAAAACGAACCCGGAGAACTTCTACGAGCACTTGGTTGGGCACCTGGACGACGCCATGGGAACCAACAACCTCACCGCACTCAAGAAGAAACTTCAAACCTCGAAAATCCTCAAGCACCCCACAAACGCAGCAGTTAAAATCCTCTCGTCGTTTGGTCAGCGGAAGTCGCGATGA
- a CDS encoding cytidylyltransferase domain-containing protein — protein MTTSTTSPQQAATANENSKAPRTGATVIIPARGGSKGVPLKNLRPIAGRSLVGRAIDAALATESVTSVYVSTDHPGIADEARRCGAGVIERPASLSGDTASSESAILHALGILESRGERPAVTVLVQCTSPFIRPEDLQAAVTAVETKSADVAFSTVEDHGFLWTRTPNGNVTAVGHQVAYRPRRQDRAPQMRETGAFYAMNTEGFLETRHRFFGTLSAVEVPAWTAPEIDSLDDLEHAIRIAELHEAPVQALDVDALIMDFDGVHTDDSVTITQEGTESVKVSRSDGMGIKMLRQAGVPMVIVSTETNPVVTARGKKLKVEVMQGIEHKAEAVANWIKDNNLDPARVAFLGNDINDLPAFAEVGWPLAVADAQPVVARTARLTISARGGHGAVREVCDRILAARNENRDVNDPAGLLPRSINRSPISA, from the coding sequence GTGACCACTTCAACGACTTCCCCACAGCAGGCCGCTACGGCCAATGAAAATTCGAAGGCGCCGCGAACCGGCGCGACCGTCATCATCCCCGCTCGCGGCGGATCCAAAGGCGTGCCACTCAAGAACTTGCGCCCCATCGCAGGCCGCTCACTCGTCGGCCGCGCGATCGACGCCGCGCTCGCTACTGAATCGGTCACCAGTGTCTACGTATCAACAGACCACCCAGGCATCGCCGACGAAGCCCGCCGTTGCGGAGCCGGCGTCATCGAACGCCCAGCATCCCTCTCCGGCGACACCGCATCGAGCGAATCCGCCATCCTGCACGCGCTCGGAATCCTCGAATCCCGCGGCGAGCGCCCAGCCGTCACGGTTCTGGTGCAGTGCACTTCGCCGTTCATCCGACCAGAAGACCTCCAAGCAGCCGTCACCGCGGTCGAAACGAAGTCAGCAGACGTCGCGTTCTCAACCGTAGAAGATCACGGCTTCCTATGGACCCGTACCCCGAACGGCAACGTCACGGCAGTCGGCCACCAGGTCGCTTACCGTCCACGCCGCCAAGACCGCGCACCGCAGATGCGTGAAACCGGCGCGTTCTACGCAATGAACACCGAAGGGTTCCTCGAAACCCGCCACCGATTCTTCGGAACCCTCAGCGCGGTCGAGGTCCCAGCATGGACCGCACCGGAAATCGACAGTCTCGATGACCTCGAGCACGCGATCCGCATCGCGGAACTCCACGAAGCGCCTGTACAAGCGCTCGATGTTGACGCGCTCATCATGGACTTCGACGGCGTCCACACCGACGACTCCGTGACCATTACCCAAGAGGGAACCGAATCCGTCAAGGTGTCCCGCTCCGACGGCATGGGCATCAAGATGCTCCGCCAAGCGGGCGTCCCGATGGTCATCGTGTCCACCGAAACCAACCCCGTCGTAACCGCCCGAGGCAAGAAGCTCAAGGTCGAGGTTATGCAGGGCATCGAACACAAAGCCGAAGCCGTTGCCAACTGGATCAAGGACAACAACCTCGACCCGGCCCGGGTCGCATTCCTCGGCAACGACATCAACGACCTGCCAGCGTTCGCAGAAGTCGGATGGCCACTAGCTGTCGCAGACGCACAGCCGGTCGTCGCACGCACCGCCCGCCTCACCATCTCCGCTCGCGGCGGACACGGCGCGGTACGCGAAGTATGCGACCGCATCCTGGCGGCACGCAACGAAAACCGAGACGTCAACGACCCCGCAGGCCTCCTGCCTCGATCTATCAACCGTTCACCAATCTCCGCTTAA